The nucleotide sequence CATGATCGCACGGGCCAGTTCCGGCTCCTCGTCGACCAGCACCAGCGGATCTTCCTCGCCCGTCTGCGGCATCCCCTGCTCGCCCCGGTCCGCCATCACCCGCGGCAGATCCCAATTCTCCTTCTTCAGGATATTGGCCGCCCGCTTGTAGCCGGCGAGGAGATTGGTCCCGTCCTGCCCTTCGACGAAGGACTGAAGCGCCGCGACGCGTGCCAGCAGGCGGACGAGATCATCCTCGCCCCCAAGCGCGAACACGGCGTCGATCAGGTCATGGCGGACCCCGGCCTCGCGCTGCTGGACCTTGAGGCGGTCGGCGAAGAAGTCGAGCAGCTCGCCCGACGCGACCGGCAGGCGGAGGCTGTTGGCCGTAATCAACTGGATGACGCCAAGCGCCGCGCGACGCAGTGCGAACGGGTCCTTGCTTCCGGTCGGCGGCATGCCGGCGTCGAAGAACTGCCGAAGCGTGTCGAGCTTGTCCGCCAGCGCCACCGCCACGGTGACCGGCGCAGTCGGCACCTCGTCGCCCTGCCCGACCGGCTTGTAATGATCCCGCACCGCCTCGGCGACCGCTTGCGGCTCGCCCTGCGCCCGCGCGAGATAGCCGCCGATCAGCCCCTGCAGCTCGGGAAATTCGCCGACCATGCCGGTGACGAGGTCGGCCTTGGCAAGTTCGGCGGCGCGGCGGGCGTGGTCGGGGCCGCAGTTCGGGACCACCGCCTCGATCGCCAGCCATTCGGCGAGGTCGGCGACGCGGCTGACCTTTTCGGCAACGGTGCCGAGCTTCTCGTGGAAGACGATTGCCTCAAGCTTCTTTGCTTGCTCCTCGAGCGGAATCTTGAGGTCCTGCTCCCAGAAGAAGCGCGCATCGCTGAGGCGCGCCGCAAGCACGCGCTGGTTGCCGGCGACGATCGCCGCGCCGCCGTCCGACGCCTCGATGTTGGCGGTGCAGATGAAGGCCGGGGCGAGCGCGCCGCTGCCGTCCTTCAGCACGAAATATTTCTGGTTGGTCCGCGCGGTCAGCTGGATAACCTCGGGCGGAACGTCGAGATAATCGGGGTCGAACCGGCCGATCAGGGGCACCGGCCATTCGGTGAGGCCGGCATTCTCGGCGACCAGCCCCTCGTCTTCGACCAGGGTCAGCCCGGCCTCGGCGGCGAGCGCCTGGGCGCGGTCGCGGATGATGGCGGCGCGCTCGTCCGGATCGACGATCACCCGGCAGGCACGCAGCTTCTCGGCATAGTCGTGCGCGCCACCGAGCGTGATCGGG is from Sphingomonas sp. LHG3406-1 and encodes:
- the glyS gene encoding glycine--tRNA ligase subunit beta produces the protein MSAADFLLELRSEEIPARMQARARNDLARLFAEELTAAGLRAESIETFATPRRLGLIARGLPLATAAVSEETKGPRSSAPSQALEGFLRKTGLPRDQLVERDGVFFAVIDKPGQPTAAVLGPAIERIVRGFPWPKSMRWGAPSASTASLRWVRPLQGIVALLGEEIVPVEVDGIAAGVTTVGHRFHHPGPITLGGAHDYAEKLRACRVIVDPDERAAIIRDRAQALAAEAGLTLVEDEGLVAENAGLTEWPVPLIGRFDPDYLDVPPEVIQLTARTNQKYFVLKDGSGALAPAFICTANIEASDGGAAIVAGNQRVLAARLSDARFFWEQDLKIPLEEQAKKLEAIVFHEKLGTVAEKVSRVADLAEWLAIEAVVPNCGPDHARRAAELAKADLVTGMVGEFPELQGLIGGYLARAQGEPQAVAEAVRDHYKPVGQGDEVPTAPVTVAVALADKLDTLRQFFDAGMPPTGSKDPFALRRAALGVIQLITANSLRLPVASGELLDFFADRLKVQQREAGVRHDLIDAVFALGGEDDLVRLLARVAALQSFVEGQDGTNLLAGYKRAANILKKENWDLPRVMADRGEQGMPQTGEEDPLVLVDEEPELARAIMEQAQGSAMPADAPEAERALVAALDEAEPRARAAVEAEEFGGAMAALASLRGPIDAFFDAVTVNDSDQAVRRRRLNLLARFRDAVHGVADFSKIEG